DNA from Microvirga ossetica:
CCACTATCATGCCGATCAGGAAGAACTCATCTACGTGGTCTCCGGCACCGTCGAGCACTGGATCGAGCGGGAAAAGCGCATTCTCGGCCCGGGCGACAGCGTCTTCATGCCTCCTGGAATCGTGCATGCGACCTTCAATGTTGGAGCCGAGGACGCCAAGGTCGTTGCCATTCTCGGACCCTGTGTCGGCGACGTGGGAGTGGAGCAGGTCGATATGTCCGGCGAGGCGCCTTGGAATGAGCTGAGGGCCGGCACAGCCTGAGAGCAAGCTGTTGTCGGCGCGCGCTCCCGTTTGTCGGTCGCGTTCACAAGCGCTCGGCGGTGTCACGGACCGGGTAGCCGTTCCTGAACGCGAAATCGCCCGAGCGCGTTTTCAACGTGCGGTGCTCAGCCAACCGTGGGCATCACCTTGCCCGCTGGAGGCGAGTCCCAGGTTCCGAGGATAGACCATCATCGGACCTTCGCAGACCTCCATTCGCGACCGCCGAGGATGGCTTGGCCATTGCAGTTGCCTCGATCACCTCGGTCTGTCACGTTGGCGAGGCTGAATAAAGGCTCTCATGAGTGTCAAACCAGAACGGCAGGACGCCTGACGCCGCATGGACGTCTGCGGAGGATCAGCCGGGACAGGCAGCGCTTCCTGACGGAAAGGGGTCTCTGTCAGAAGACCCACCCGAGGTTCGCTCCCTGCGCCGCCAGCTTTTGGAACTGGCCACGACAAACGCCAAGCTTTCGCACGAGAACACGAGCCTTAGCCCATCGTATTCACCAGAGTTTGTCGGGATGACGTGATCTGCAGCCCCGGCGTGCGGATCCGCTGCGTTTCTTCCACCGCGGCGAGGTCTGGAACGTTGGGAACGCGTTTGCAGGATCGGGTGGGATGATCGGGGCGATGGCGGCCCCGTCTCTCAGGGCGAGGCTGCTCTCGGGCTGGGCAGGAGAGTCGCCGCTATGGCGCGGAAGAGGTCGGCTTCGGGACAGCAGGACGCGTAGGCCAAGCGGATGCGGCTCGCCGTTTCCTGCACCCGCACGGCGATCTTGAGCAGGCGAAGGCGCAGCGTCGCGAACTCGGCCCGGGCGAGATCGCAGACAGCCGGGATCGCCTCCCGCACGGACAGCATCAGCCAGTAGGCGGCCGTGTGCAGCACGAGACGAACCTGATTGGCCACGGCGCGCCGGCATGAGGTCCGGTCAGAGGCAAGTTGCGCCTTGTGGAACTTGATCCAATTCTCCGCCTGGCCGCGGGCGCAGTACAGGCTCTCGTAGACGACGCGTGGGCTGGTCCCGCTCAGGTTGGTGACCACAAAGCGGATGTCGAGCCCGAGGCGGGTCGCCTCGATGCGGGCGACCACCCTGCGCTCGCACGACCAACTCCTGGCCCGGTGCGTCGTCTCGGCAAAGCCGCGCACCACCTCGCGATCCTCGATCGCCCGTTGAGTGCGCACCGCATCAGCGGTGCCCTGCACCTTGCTTGTGAGCGGCCGGCTACCGGCCAGTCCGAACAGATAGCTGAGGCCGTGCTGCTCGCAGAAGTCCATGGCTTCGGGACGGGCATAGTGGCTGTCACCCCGGATCGTGATGCGCGTGAGAGGCCAACGCGTGCGGATGCGGCGCACGAGGCGTCGCAGATGCGCCCGCACTTCAACACCCGAGGGCGTCTTGCCCGGCCGCAGCACGACGGCAACCGGTCGGCCGGTGGCGCTGTCGTAGACATGGATCGGCAGAAAGCAGCGTTCGTCATAATGGGCGTTGAACAAGGACAGTTGCTGGTGCCCATGCACCACATCGCAGGTGTCGTCGATGTCCAGCACCACGCCGTCGGGCGGAGTGGCATAGCTGTCCATCCACTGCTCGATCAGGGCATAGGTCAACCGGATCGCATCGCGGATCGTAGGCGCATTCTCCAGACGCGAGAGGGTCGGCTGCGAGGCGAGGTCAGCCCCGGTTTCCGGCAAGTGCCCGCAGGCGAGCTTGAACGCCGGATCAGCGCGCAGCGGGCCGAAGTCGTTGCAATCCTCATAGCCGCACGCGATGGCGAAGATGCGGGCGCGGATCATATCTGTGATCGCGTGCGTCACGCGGGTCGGGTCGCGCCGATCCGGGATGATGCGCGCCAGCCGCGCGGCAATCCCCAGCCGGCGCTCGGCTTGGGCCAGGAGCATGACACCGCCGTCGGACGACAAGCGCCCGCCATCGAAAGCGGCGGTGATCTTCTTGCGGCCCACGGCTGGAAACGGGAACGTTGCGGTTGTATCGTCCGGCATGGCGGGTGTGGCAGCCTCGAACGGAGAGCAGGATCGGCTTCAGCAACCAAATCCTACGCTGCTTCAAGTGCTTAAGCTACATCCGCCAGCCCTCATCACTCTTCCGATGCATAAGAACGGTTAGCGAGGCGATCATGGCCCGCGATGCGTTCCTGGCCGTTGCGGCTCACGAGTTACGCAATCCGATGACCCCGATCCGCGGCCGCGTTCAACTTCTGCGGCGCATGCTGCAGCGGAGCGGCGACGACAAGGATGCGCTCGTCGTCAAGATGGACAAAGGCTTGCAGCGGGTCGAGGGGCTGATCGAGCAATACATCAAGCGCGCGACGACCCTGCTGGAAGTCTCCCGCGCCACGAAGGGGCAGCTTCATCTGGATCTCGTTGCCGTCGACCTGTGCGCTCTCGTCCAGGAGGTCGCGCAAGGCCTGGCGCCGATTGCCGATCATGCCGGATCCATCCTTGAGGTCCGTGTCCCTTCCGGTGCCGTCACATGCCACGGAGATCGCCTCGCGGTCGAGCAGGTGGTCGATAACCTGCTCTCGAATGCCATCAAGTACGGTGCTGGCCAGCCAATCGTGGTGAGCGTGGCTGAGGCCCCTGACCTGCCCAATGCCAGCCTCATTCAAATCAAGGATCATGGGGTCGGGATCTCGGCTGAGGATCAGGCCAGGATTTTTGCACGTTTCGAGCGGGCCGTTCGCCCGGGAGAGCACCACGGCGGCTTTGGAGTCGGCTTGTGGGTCGTCAGTCAACTGGTGCAGGCCATGAACGGGACCATCGATGTGGCCAGCATCCCCGGCCAAGGCTCCACCTTCACCGTGTGCTTGCCCCGGCACGACCAAACTGTACAGGAATCATGGTGCCGTCACCCTTAGAGACCATCCCTGCACCCCTGGAGCGGGTGACGAGTGGCGTGCCTGGCCTCGATACGATCTTGCGCGGCGGGTTCATGCGCGGCGGAATCTACATCTTCCAGGGTGCGCCAGGCGCGGGGAAGACCATCCTCAGCAACCAGATCTGCTTTCATCATGTCCGCGACGATGGCGGATGTGCCTTGTTCGTGACGCTCCTGGCCGAGAACCACGCCCGCATGATCCAGCATCTGCGGGGCCTGTCGTTCTTCGATCAGGATCTGGTCGCAGATAAGGTGACGTATCTCAGTGCCTTCCGCGAGATGCGGGACGACGGGCTGAAAGCGCTGACGAACCTCATCCGCCGGGAAGTCCAGAGGCGGCACTGTTCGATGCTGGTGATCGATGGCCTCGTTTCGGCGCGGGCCACGGCGGAAACCGACCTGGCCTTCAAGGAGTTCATTCATGACTTGCAGGAGATTGCGCTCGCCACCGACTGCACGACGTTCCTGACGACGAACCTGCCGCAGCAGGCTGACGACGCCTCTCCCGAACACACCATGGTGGACGGACTGATCGAACTCAATGACCGCACCTACGGCTGGCGCGCCGAGAGCGACCTCCAGATCCGGAAGTTCCGCGGCAGCGGCTTCCTGCGCGGCCGCCACGCCTACAAGATCACCGACGAGGGCTTCGTCGCCCATCCCCGGATCGAGGCGCTTCTGGCGCATCCCTCGCAGGAGGATCAGGGCAGCGTCGCGCGAACGTCAAGCGGTGTGACCGGGCTCGATCGGATGCTGAACGGGGGACTGCCCGGCGCCTCGACCACCATGATCATGGGCCCCTCCGGGGCGGGCAAGACCACTGTGAGTCTTCATTTTCTGGCGCGGTCCACCGAGGCTGAGCCAGGCCTGATGTTCGGCTTCTACGAGACGCCGACGCGCCTGATGGCCAAGGTCGACGACATCTGCAAGCCCCTTGCGGGCACTCGTCGATAACGGCACCGTGGAGGTGCTGTGGCAGCCCCCGACCGACGATATGCTAGATGCCTATGGCGAACGCCTCCTCGAGGCGATTCATCGGCGCAAGGTCAAACGTCTTGTCATTGACGGGTTGACCAGCTTCCACAAGGCCGCCGTCGAGCCCTCGCGCCTGGACCACTTCTTCACCGCGCTGGCCAACGAATTGCGGGTGCTGGGTGTCACGACACTGTACACGCTCGAAGTGCCCGACATTCTGGGTCCTGCGATCCGCATTCCGATCAATGACATTTCCAGCCTGGCCGAAAACCTGATCCTGTTCCGGTTCATCGAATTGCGGGCGAAGCTCTATCGCCTGGTGTCGATCCTGAAGGTCCGTGACAGTGGCTTCGATCCCTCCCTCCATGAGTTCACCATCGGTCCGGACGGGATTGTCGTGCACGCCACGGAGCAGAGCGCGGAAGCGATCATGTCAGACTTTGCGCCGCCCCCGGAAACAGCTGCGTCATCGACGCCAAGGGCCCCGAAGGGGCGCAGGAGCTAGGATCGTGGCCGTCGTCCTCGTAGTCGATGACGAAGTCGGGATTGCGACCCTGCTGGAGGATGTGCTCCAGGATGAGGGCCATCGCGTGCTGACGGCCTCGAACGGGCGCCAGGCGCTGGACCGGATCGCGACCGAAAGGCCCGACCTGATCCTTTCCGATTTCATGATGCCGGTCATGGATGGCGCCGCGCTGGTATCCGCCCTTTCGGCAAGTCCGGATCTGACCGACATCCCGGTCATACTGATGAGCTCTTTGCCTGAAGCGGCTATTGCCGAGCGCTGCAACGGGCATGCTGCCTTTCTGCGCAAGCCGTTCAATATCTTCGATGT
Protein-coding regions in this window:
- a CDS encoding ATPase domain-containing protein; translation: MVPSPLETIPAPLERVTSGVPGLDTILRGGFMRGGIYIFQGAPGAGKTILSNQICFHHVRDDGGCALFVTLLAENHARMIQHLRGLSFFDQDLVADKVTYLSAFREMRDDGLKALTNLIRREVQRRHCSMLVIDGLVSARATAETDLAFKEFIHDLQEIALATDCTTFLTTNLPQQADDASPEHTMVDGLIELNDRTYGWRAESDLQIRKFRGSGFLRGRHAYKITDEGFVAHPRIEALLAHPSQEDQGSVARTSSGVTGLDRMLNGGLPGASTTMIMGPSGAGKTTVSLHFLARSTEAEPGLMFGFYETPTRLMAKVDDICKPLAGTRR
- a CDS encoding cupin domain-containing protein, with translation MPGKFILKDDVRREELGIMRLGWLSHPASTGAGRFTVLEGTFFPGKGHGFHYHADQEELIYVVSGTVEHWIEREKRILGPGDSVFMPPGIVHATFNVGAEDAKVVAILGPCVGDVGVEQVDMSGEAPWNELRAGTA
- a CDS encoding sensor histidine kinase, whose protein sequence is MARDAFLAVAAHELRNPMTPIRGRVQLLRRMLQRSGDDKDALVVKMDKGLQRVEGLIEQYIKRATTLLEVSRATKGQLHLDLVAVDLCALVQEVAQGLAPIADHAGSILEVRVPSGAVTCHGDRLAVEQVVDNLLSNAIKYGAGQPIVVSVAEAPDLPNASLIQIKDHGVGISAEDQARIFARFERAVRPGEHHGGFGVGLWVVSQLVQAMNGTIDVASIPGQGSTFTVCLPRHDQTVQESWCRHP
- a CDS encoding IS1380 family transposase, whose product is MPDDTTATFPFPAVGRKKITAAFDGGRLSSDGGVMLLAQAERRLGIAARLARIIPDRRDPTRVTHAITDMIRARIFAIACGYEDCNDFGPLRADPAFKLACGHLPETGADLASQPTLSRLENAPTIRDAIRLTYALIEQWMDSYATPPDGVVLDIDDTCDVVHGHQQLSLFNAHYDERCFLPIHVYDSATGRPVAVVLRPGKTPSGVEVRAHLRRLVRRIRTRWPLTRITIRGDSHYARPEAMDFCEQHGLSYLFGLAGSRPLTSKVQGTADAVRTQRAIEDREVVRGFAETTHRARSWSCERRVVARIEATRLGLDIRFVVTNLSGTSPRVVYESLYCARGQAENWIKFHKAQLASDRTSCRRAVANQVRLVLHTAAYWLMLSVREAIPAVCDLARAEFATLRLRLLKIAVRVQETASRIRLAYASCCPEADLFRAIAATLLPSPRAASP
- a CDS encoding response regulator, whose translation is MAVVLVVDDEVGIATLLEDVLQDEGHRVLTASNGRQALDRIATERPDLILSDFMMPVMDGAALVSALSASPDLTDIPVILMSSLPEAAIAERCNGHAAFLRKPFNIFDVVETVAKLIPDAGGPADPEQ
- a CDS encoding RAD55 family ATPase, which encodes MRALVDNGTVEVLWQPPTDDMLDAYGERLLEAIHRRKVKRLVIDGLTSFHKAAVEPSRLDHFFTALANELRVLGVTTLYTLEVPDILGPAIRIPINDISSLAENLILFRFIELRAKLYRLVSILKVRDSGFDPSLHEFTIGPDGIVVHATEQSAEAIMSDFAPPPETAASSTPRAPKGRRS